In one Rutidosis leptorrhynchoides isolate AG116_Rl617_1_P2 chromosome 8, CSIRO_AGI_Rlap_v1, whole genome shotgun sequence genomic region, the following are encoded:
- the LOC139863583 gene encoding BAG family molecular chaperone regulator 2-like produces the protein MMKLRSKRLHRSLSKFHCGGRSSRTNDDKMECGATMVQEIKWELRPGGMLVQKRDNEGLNVENEGFIMVRVATGSQWHEISIQATSTFGEMKMVLSMVTGMEPKEQRVLFKGKERDDVEHLHMVGVRDKDKVVLLEDPANKERKKLHESLPTTNDNGPSNNHAISM, from the exons ATGATGAAGTTGAGATCAAAGAGACTTCATAGGAGCCTCTCCAAGTTTCATTGTGGTGGTAGAAGCAGTCGTACCAACGACGATAAGATGGAATGTGGTGCAACCATGGTCCAGGAAATCAAATGGGAATTAAGGCCTGGTGGGATGCTTGTCCAAAAGAGAGACAATGAAGGCCTAAATGTTGAAAATGAAGGATTCATTATGGTTAGAGTCGCAACTGGTTCACAATGGCATGAAATATCCATTCAAGCTACTTCAACATTTG GAGAAATGAAGATGGTTCTATCAATGGTGACCGGGATGGAACCAAAAGAGCAAAGAGTATTGTTCAAAGGCAAAGAGAGAGATGATGTGGAACACTTACACATGGTAGGAGTTAGAGACAAAGATAAAGTTGTTTTGTTGGAAGATCCAGCCAACAAAGAGAGGAAAAAACTCCATGAATCATTACCTACAACTAATGATAATGGACCTTCTAATAATCATGCAATTAGTATGTAA